The following are encoded in a window of Thermococcus sp. MV5 genomic DNA:
- a CDS encoding GTP-binding protein — MPKRVKFGHNYYYILTIDELKDGKFRGKNIMIEGIVEDKATIEFLPMELPSYRTTFHIDGLKIEFSGTPNIGKGELVKIYGRFIGDGIIARAIETEKALYITEE, encoded by the coding sequence ATGCCCAAACGAGTTAAGTTCGGTCATAACTATTATTATATCCTCACCATTGATGAATTGAAAGATGGCAAATTTCGCGGGAAGAACATCATGATAGAAGGCATTGTAGAGGATAAAGCAACTATAGAGTTTCTCCCAATGGAGCTCCCAAGTTATCGAACTACTTTTCACATAGATGGCCTTAAGATAGAATTTTCTGGAACACCAAACATAGGAAAGGGAGAGCTGGTTAAGATCTATGGGCGATTCATCGGAGATGGAATAATCGCAAGGGCTATCGAAACAGAAAAAGCCCTGTATATAACGGAGGAGTAA
- a CDS encoding AI-2E family transporter, whose translation MKTEEIIWGSVTLIIIYLAWKIIAPLLSAIFFAAVLSYAVLPLHKHLSKRIDRKKAALTLTILLIALSTLITVEVVLIIKDLVLSFYKDIMNFVSWSLKLELPFGTHDILQKVYDQLTPKLTEYVQSYAFSIPKYLLQLAIFLTVFYTFLANSEEIRQQIYALIPGGHEDLGKKLLRRADVTLQALIRAWLLLNIAKGIFMTLGFWGFGITEFSTALLLGLLTILFSFIPLFEGWMIWLVGALYMIKNGMILKGILLSIYGATLVSPIPDFTIRPKLVAKEAKLDETMVLVGMIGGVWSFGIKGLIIGPIVLNLVVALLKEWKRVKAL comes from the coding sequence ATGAAGACAGAAGAAATTATATGGGGAAGTGTGACATTAATAATTATTTACCTAGCATGGAAAATAATAGCTCCTCTGTTATCAGCAATATTCTTTGCCGCTGTATTGTCCTACGCAGTATTACCACTTCACAAACACCTTTCAAAAAGAATTGACCGTAAAAAAGCAGCCTTAACACTCACTATACTCTTAATAGCACTCTCCACACTAATAACAGTTGAAGTGGTGCTAATAATAAAAGACCTCGTCCTTTCCTTTTACAAAGATATAATGAACTTTGTTTCATGGAGTTTAAAGCTTGAGCTCCCCTTTGGCACCCATGATATCCTTCAAAAGGTATATGATCAGCTAACTCCAAAATTAACTGAATACGTTCAGAGTTATGCTTTTTCAATTCCAAAGTACCTCCTTCAGTTGGCCATCTTTCTCACTGTATTTTACACATTTCTTGCAAACTCTGAAGAGATAAGGCAACAAATATACGCCCTAATCCCAGGGGGACATGAAGACTTAGGAAAGAAGCTCTTAAGAAGAGCCGACGTTACTTTACAAGCCCTCATCCGAGCGTGGCTCCTCCTTAACATTGCTAAAGGGATTTTCATGACCCTCGGGTTTTGGGGATTTGGGATTACTGAGTTTTCAACAGCCCTACTACTGGGATTACTAACCATACTCTTCAGCTTTATTCCCCTATTCGAGGGATGGATGATATGGCTTGTTGGGGCGTTATATATGATAAAAAATGGAATGATTCTCAAGGGAATCCTCCTTTCAATATATGGTGCAACCCTAGTATCCCCCATACCAGATTTCACCATAAGACCAAAATTGGTTGCTAAAGAGGCAAAGCTAGATGAAACAATGGTACTTGTAGGGATGATTGGTGGAGTATGGAGCTTTGGAATAAAGGGACTAATAATCGGCCCAATAGTGCTAAACTTAGTAGTAGCTCTATTAAAAGAATGGAAAAGAGTTAAAGCCCTGTAG
- a CDS encoding Era-like GTP-binding protein, with the protein MIKVAIIGAENVGKSTLMNALLGRKISETMPVPGTTKGVIRRAFGKVKIPKSMKNPFGGVDELVLIDTAGLYDPQHELRGKVLSEEKFKELLSEIISADVVIHMIDAQYGLHRGMEKLHHLLKFRYERPIIVVVNKIDLVPREQVEELGKLIKKRLEQKPIMLSLVTYEGFNELLEALAYYAQYARK; encoded by the coding sequence ATGATAAAGGTTGCGATTATTGGTGCTGAGAATGTTGGGAAGTCCACTCTTATGAACGCTCTTCTCGGTAGAAAAATTTCTGAGACCATGCCAGTCCCTGGAACAACTAAAGGTGTTATTAGAAGGGCTTTTGGGAAGGTTAAGATACCGAAAAGCATGAAAAATCCATTTGGTGGAGTAGATGAATTGGTTTTGATAGATACAGCTGGACTATATGATCCCCAGCATGAATTGAGAGGAAAAGTGTTGAGTGAAGAGAAATTCAAAGAACTTTTGAGTGAGATTATTTCAGCTGATGTAGTTATACATATGATAGACGCTCAATACGGCTTGCATAGAGGGATGGAAAAGCTTCATCACCTCTTAAAGTTTAGATATGAGAGACCGATCATTGTGGTGGTAAACAAAATAGATCTGGTGCCAAGGGAACAAGTGGAAGAACTTGGGAAACTCATCAAGAAACGACTTGAACAAAAACCAATAATGCTTTCTTTGGTCACATATGAGGGATTTAACGAGCTTTTGGAGGCTTTGGCATATTATGCTCAGTATGCCAGGAAGTAG
- the cas4 gene encoding CRISPR-associated protein Cas4, translated as MSELLEFYASEAMTCPRRIYFRLKGYKEKWPEFVRVRLEQGVNTHNVLGELLKRRFGFELEKHIVLKSPRLGLEIHGRIDAYRDFPIEIKGKTSLPRIPYEYHLAQLNVYLRWAESEYGYLYYVKLHEEPKKVLGGIDFSRFPIVKGRNFKAFEVPYDEKLFKETVKQFYKIKMYYERDIPPEGWRDYTCKFCPYYYLCSTNGD; from the coding sequence ATGAGTGAACTGCTAGAATTTTATGCTAGCGAAGCGATGACATGTCCTAGAAGAATATATTTCCGTCTTAAAGGATATAAAGAAAAATGGCCCGAGTTTGTCAGGGTCAGACTTGAACAGGGAGTTAATACTCACAACGTTCTTGGGGAACTCCTTAAGCGGAGGTTTGGATTTGAACTTGAAAAGCACATTGTCTTGAAGTCTCCTAGACTTGGACTTGAGATCCATGGGAGGATAGACGCTTATAGAGATTTTCCCATTGAAATAAAGGGAAAAACTTCTCTTCCTCGAATCCCATACGAATATCACCTGGCCCAGTTGAATGTTTACTTAAGATGGGCCGAGAGTGAATATGGGTATCTTTATTATGTTAAACTCCATGAAGAGCCCAAAAAAGTTTTAGGGGGGATTGATTTTTCGAGGTTTCCGATAGTTAAGGGAAGAAACTTCAAAGCTTTTGAAGTACCCTATGACGAAAAGCTCTTTAAAGAGACAGTAAAGCAATTCTATAAAATAAAAATGTATTATGAGAGGGATATTCCCCCAGAGGGTTGGAGAGACTATACATGCAAGTTCTGTCCTTATTACTATCTTTGCTCTACCAATGGAGACTAG
- the thrC gene encoding threonine synthase yields MFETVLKCTKCGREYSLASGVYKCGECGAPLDVQYDYEGIRELIEDNDAWFREAPRLWKYWMFYPVSNLRKIVSLNEGGTRLYRVKNLEKKLGFGRLYIKNEGENPTGAFKDRGSSVEITKALEFHARKVVVASTGNMAASISAYGSKAGLEVTIVVPEGTPVGKLVQAVVYGAKIKIHGTTYDEALAESERMEKEEGYYLTGNYHYRVEGQKSTAFEIFDQLRFDPPDWIVVPIGAGTHLRAIWKAAKEFYKVGLIEKLPKIAGVQVEGYDAIVRAWKEKMPIKPRKEKRPTVASAIAVKAPVDGENVLRAIEESKGHLGIVTNEEAMNAGLLLGKEGLFVEPSSSTALALAKQMKEEGIIDKDERVVVVATGHGLKDTKTWESFIKF; encoded by the coding sequence ATGTTTGAAACTGTCTTAAAATGCACAAAATGTGGTAGGGAATATTCTTTGGCAAGTGGTGTCTATAAATGTGGGGAGTGTGGAGCTCCACTTGATGTTCAATACGATTACGAAGGAATAAGGGAGCTTATAGAGGATAATGATGCATGGTTTAGGGAGGCTCCAAGATTATGGAAATATTGGATGTTCTATCCAGTTTCAAATCTAAGAAAGATTGTGAGCTTAAATGAAGGAGGTACAAGGCTTTATAGGGTAAAAAACCTTGAGAAGAAACTTGGTTTTGGAAGACTTTACATAAAGAATGAAGGCGAAAATCCAACTGGTGCCTTTAAGGACAGGGGCTCAAGTGTTGAAATAACAAAGGCTTTGGAATTTCATGCAAGAAAAGTTGTGGTTGCTTCCACAGGCAACATGGCTGCTAGTATCTCTGCTTATGGTTCTAAAGCAGGACTTGAAGTGACAATAGTAGTTCCAGAGGGAACCCCAGTAGGTAAATTAGTTCAGGCTGTTGTCTATGGAGCAAAGATAAAGATACATGGAACTACCTATGACGAGGCCCTTGCAGAGAGTGAAAGAATGGAAAAGGAAGAAGGGTACTACTTAACGGGCAATTATCATTATAGAGTGGAGGGTCAAAAGAGCACGGCATTTGAAATCTTTGATCAACTTCGCTTTGATCCTCCTGATTGGATCGTTGTTCCCATTGGAGCTGGAACCCACTTAAGGGCTATCTGGAAGGCTGCGAAGGAGTTCTACAAAGTGGGTCTCATTGAAAAGTTGCCAAAGATTGCTGGAGTTCAAGTGGAAGGTTATGATGCCATAGTAAGGGCCTGGAAAGAGAAAATGCCTATTAAGCCAAGAAAGGAAAAGAGGCCTACAGTAGCGTCAGCAATAGCTGTTAAAGCACCCGTAGATGGAGAAAATGTTCTAAGGGCTATAGAGGAGAGTAAAGGACACCTGGGCATCGTAACAAATGAAGAAGCTATGAATGCTGGTTTATTGCTTGGAAAGGAAGGTCTTTTTGTTGAACCATCCTCTTCAACTGCCCTTGCCCTTGCAAAGCAGATGAAAGAAGAAGGAATAATTGATAAAGACGAGAGAGTCGTTGTGGTGGCTACAGGACACGGTCTTAAGGATACTAAGACATGGGAAAGTTTTATTAAATTTTAG
- a CDS encoding class I SAM-dependent methyltransferase family protein, which translates to MPKRTQVIKPRIREILSRKLPPELVNLLPKHWVQLGDVLILPLRKELLPYKKEIAEVYAEVLDVKTVLRKGKIGGEFRETNYEIIYGNDPVTIHKENGILYKFDASKVMFSPANVKERVRMASIANPNELVVDMFAGIGHLSLPVAKHCRARVIAIEKSPYTFQFLVENIELNKVQDRMTAYNIDNREFKGENIADRIIMGYVVKTHEFIPKALEIAKNEAIIHYHNTIPERLMPREPFATFQKIANEQGYEAELLESRILKRYAPGVWHVVLDLRVFKK; encoded by the coding sequence ATGCCAAAGAGAACCCAGGTAATAAAACCCAGGATAAGAGAGATACTAAGTAGAAAACTCCCTCCAGAGTTAGTTAACCTTCTCCCGAAACATTGGGTCCAGCTAGGAGACGTTTTAATTCTCCCCCTCAGAAAGGAACTCCTCCCGTACAAAAAGGAAATAGCAGAAGTCTATGCAGAAGTCTTAGATGTTAAAACTGTCTTAAGAAAAGGAAAAATAGGTGGAGAGTTTAGGGAGACAAACTATGAGATAATCTATGGAAATGACCCAGTGACAATACACAAGGAAAACGGTATTCTATACAAGTTCGACGCTTCCAAAGTTATGTTTTCTCCAGCCAATGTGAAAGAAAGGGTTAGGATGGCAAGCATAGCTAACCCAAACGAATTAGTGGTTGATATGTTCGCAGGAATCGGCCATTTAAGCTTACCAGTAGCAAAACACTGTAGAGCTAGGGTTATAGCCATTGAAAAAAGCCCCTACACATTCCAGTTTTTAGTTGAGAACATTGAACTTAACAAAGTTCAGGACCGAATGACCGCATATAACATCGATAACCGTGAATTTAAAGGAGAGAATATAGCGGATAGAATCATAATGGGATACGTCGTTAAAACTCACGAATTTATTCCAAAGGCTTTAGAGATAGCAAAAAATGAAGCAATAATCCACTACCATAACACAATCCCGGAGAGATTGATGCCAAGAGAGCCGTTTGCAACTTTTCAAAAAATAGCCAATGAGCAGGGGTACGAAGCAGAACTCTTAGAAAGTAGAATACTAAAACGTTATGCTCCTGGAGTCTGGCATGTGGTTTTAGATCTCAGGGTTTTTAAGAAGTAG
- a CDS encoding secondary thiamine-phosphate synthase enzyme YjbQ, translated as MLFEIEIPTRKEFELIDITSLINEKIKKANVKDGIAVIFTRHTTTALFINENESGLVTDVKEFFEKLVPKGEGYHHDRIDHNAHSHLRSIILNPSIAIPIKDGRLLLGTWQSVMFVELDGPRRRRIFVKICEC; from the coding sequence ATGCTCTTCGAGATAGAAATTCCAACGAGGAAAGAGTTCGAACTTATTGATATAACCTCTCTGATAAATGAAAAAATAAAGAAAGCAAATGTTAAGGACGGGATTGCAGTTATTTTTACTAGACATACGACCACGGCGCTTTTCATTAACGAAAACGAAAGTGGTTTAGTTACTGACGTTAAAGAGTTTTTTGAAAAGTTAGTTCCAAAGGGAGAAGGTTATCACCATGATAGAATAGACCACAATGCTCACTCCCACTTGAGGAGCATAATCTTAAACCCGAGCATTGCAATCCCAATAAAGGATGGAAGACTTTTGCTAGGAACATGGCAGAGCGTGATGTTTGTAGAGCTGGACGGGCCAAGGAGAAGGAGAATTTTCGTAAAGATATGTGAATGCTAA
- a CDS encoding NfeD family protein, which translates to MKSYIKNTLKILSILIDEIVVGIFLFLILPRAGIKVPLKPALAVIGFLIFKDVIAVKFLWEIFEKRIEVGPEALIGEEAVVIEELNPKGIVKVGNELWIAECINGMAKKNEMVRIVKVKGTKLLVERPE; encoded by the coding sequence GTGAAAAGCTACATTAAAAACACTTTAAAAATCCTCAGTATACTTATAGACGAGATAGTTGTAGGAATATTCCTATTTCTAATCCTCCCAAGGGCCGGAATTAAGGTACCCTTAAAACCAGCACTAGCTGTGATAGGATTTCTCATTTTCAAAGATGTCATTGCCGTCAAGTTTCTATGGGAGATCTTTGAGAAGAGGATTGAAGTTGGTCCAGAGGCCCTAATTGGCGAGGAGGCTGTAGTCATAGAAGAGTTAAACCCAAAAGGAATAGTGAAGGTAGGAAACGAGCTATGGATTGCAGAGTGCATAAACGGCATGGCAAAGAAAAACGAAATGGTGAGAATAGTCAAAGTAAAGGGCACTAAGCTTCTCGTGGAACGCCCAGAGTAG
- a CDS encoding HD family hydrolase: MLDTFIEAGKLKKLPRMGWLLRGVPHPESVAEHCFRVAIITLFLADELKKRGVSINVERALKIALLHDLAEAKITDLPLEAQNYVDKKKAERKAMVDILGAEKVEYFELFREYEEEKSLEGRLVKFADKLEMILQAWEYEKAGIKGLDEFWNALEYLEQSEFHKYFGELIEELKKLKGY; encoded by the coding sequence ATGCTTGATACATTCATCGAGGCAGGAAAATTGAAAAAACTCCCGAGAATGGGGTGGTTGCTTAGAGGAGTTCCACACCCAGAAAGCGTTGCAGAACATTGCTTTCGTGTTGCTATTATAACCCTGTTCTTAGCAGATGAACTTAAGAAAAGAGGAGTTTCGATTAACGTGGAAAGGGCTCTTAAGATAGCTCTTCTTCATGATCTTGCGGAAGCAAAGATAACAGACCTACCTTTAGAGGCCCAAAACTATGTGGATAAGAAAAAAGCCGAAAGAAAAGCAATGGTAGACATTCTTGGGGCAGAGAAAGTAGAATATTTCGAACTCTTTCGGGAATATGAAGAAGAAAAAAGCCTTGAAGGAAGGCTTGTAAAGTTTGCTGATAAATTAGAAATGATTCTCCAGGCCTGGGAATATGAAAAGGCCGGAATTAAAGGATTAGATGAATTCTGGAATGCCTTAGAATATCTAGAACAGAGTGAATTCCACAAATATTTTGGAGAACTAATTGAAGAACTCAAGAAACTGAAAGGTTATTAA
- a CDS encoding BlaI/MecI/CopY family transcriptional regulator, giving the protein MPEDQDVKKLSEEVKTLRKALNELMRSFELVSSLAENYLRLINIYAQYGGLGIDVVVPQLRHDPIAREIVKILFDLKSANISQIAQELKKRRGKASRNTVREKLHHLIELNIVEEAKGERGNTYALKKEVLNKWFDLIGIPIKFDQTK; this is encoded by the coding sequence ATGCCAGAAGACCAAGATGTGAAGAAGCTATCAGAAGAAGTCAAAACCTTAAGGAAAGCCCTTAATGAGCTTATGAGGAGTTTTGAACTAGTTTCTAGTCTGGCTGAAAATTATCTTCGCCTAATAAACATATACGCTCAATACGGAGGACTAGGAATAGACGTAGTCGTCCCCCAACTACGACATGACCCCATTGCAAGAGAAATTGTAAAGATTCTTTTTGACCTAAAAAGTGCCAATATAAGCCAGATAGCCCAAGAATTAAAGAAAAGAAGAGGGAAAGCATCAAGAAATACTGTTAGAGAGAAACTCCACCACTTGATTGAGCTCAACATTGTCGAAGAAGCTAAAGGAGAGAGAGGAAACACTTATGCCCTTAAGAAAGAAGTGCTCAATAAGTGGTTTGATTTGATCGGAATCCCCATTAAGTTTGACCAAACAAAATAA
- a CDS encoding MBL fold metallo-hydrolase, which yields MALEKLGENLYLYPGSPSTLIKIGERTVITDPGHGSKRHKELRRELRKLGVEIEYMLATHGHADHLAIAPKLKKPLFIHRYEFSIAESPLNRELLTFGSKAPKGFLVYQFPQEVKVYGVFEWGDELFGLRTIELPGHSPGMTGFFDEENAVLYAGDSFFGEKVIQSVGLPYLVEPELFKESIKRLMEYAEEGLLLIPSHGKAVKGENATNLLELNLKRVEEGEERILELLKEPKSVSELSYGLAKEFEAKITPQILALNQVPIRAMIASLYNRDLIEPVVEKDLKWKTRS from the coding sequence GTGGCACTTGAAAAGCTTGGGGAGAACTTATATCTGTATCCCGGGAGCCCCTCTACACTGATAAAAATCGGTGAAAGAACTGTAATAACTGATCCAGGCCATGGAAGTAAGAGGCATAAAGAACTTAGAAGAGAACTTAGAAAACTTGGTGTAGAAATTGAATACATGCTCGCCACCCATGGACACGCAGATCATCTAGCAATTGCTCCAAAACTTAAAAAGCCCCTCTTCATTCATAGGTATGAATTCTCAATCGCCGAGAGTCCTCTCAACAGAGAACTACTAACTTTTGGGTCAAAAGCCCCCAAGGGCTTTTTAGTGTATCAGTTTCCTCAAGAGGTAAAAGTTTATGGTGTTTTTGAATGGGGAGATGAACTCTTTGGGCTCAGAACAATCGAACTTCCTGGACATTCTCCAGGGATGACCGGTTTTTTTGACGAGGAAAACGCGGTTCTCTATGCTGGAGATAGTTTCTTTGGAGAGAAAGTAATCCAATCTGTTGGATTACCCTACTTAGTGGAGCCAGAACTCTTCAAAGAGTCCATAAAAAGACTTATGGAGTACGCTGAAGAAGGCCTCCTCCTGATTCCCTCGCATGGAAAAGCTGTAAAGGGAGAAAATGCCACAAACCTTCTCGAGCTGAATCTTAAACGAGTTGAAGAGGGAGAAGAAAGAATTCTTGAACTCTTAAAAGAGCCAAAAAGTGTAAGTGAGCTTAGTTACGGCCTTGCAAAAGAGTTTGAAGCAAAGATAACTCCACAAATATTGGCCTTAAACCAAGTCCCTATAAGGGCAATGATAGCAAGTCTCTACAACAGAGATCTCATAGAACCTGTAGTGGAAAAGGATCTTAAGTGGAAAACCCGATCCTAG
- a CDS encoding class I SAM-dependent methyltransferase — protein MSLEELYRYLRWRMDPDDERAVIRFWRIVKAFEVLKEKNLLPANPRVLDICAGTGIAGVAMAKATNAQALTVIDARKEDLKKVEKWLEIADLDLKPEIIIGDVREASKLVNEHDIALLWGLTMPHFDAFDAVKLFTNMALTLSDNGVFLLEESDRVYGIFYQMGYKDMLVETKTDEYTLISMHEGYDPIRGVFKRTYYKLPGFEKVTEQEHRLWDLASQLALGSIFFREHRLIAKMEHGVTGVSNIIYLKGPRKRIAKELEEG, from the coding sequence ATGAGTCTTGAAGAGCTTTACCGATATCTTAGGTGGAGAATGGATCCAGATGATGAAAGGGCAGTAATAAGGTTTTGGAGAATAGTTAAAGCTTTTGAAGTCTTAAAAGAGAAGAATTTACTCCCCGCAAATCCAAGAGTCCTAGATATTTGTGCTGGAACAGGAATAGCAGGAGTTGCCATGGCAAAAGCAACAAACGCACAAGCCCTTACTGTTATCGATGCAAGAAAAGAGGATCTCAAAAAAGTCGAAAAATGGCTTGAAATAGCTGATTTAGACTTAAAACCTGAGATCATCATTGGAGATGTAAGAGAAGCCTCAAAACTCGTTAATGAACATGATATAGCTCTTCTCTGGGGTTTAACAATGCCACATTTTGATGCTTTTGATGCTGTGAAGTTATTCACAAACATGGCCTTGACTCTAAGCGATAATGGGGTTTTCCTTCTTGAGGAATCAGATAGAGTATATGGGATATTCTATCAGATGGGGTACAAAGACATGCTTGTAGAGACTAAGACCGACGAATACACCTTAATTTCCATGCATGAAGGATACGATCCAATTAGAGGAGTGTTTAAGAGAACATACTACAAACTACCAGGCTTTGAAAAAGTTACAGAACAAGAACACAGACTGTGGGATTTGGCTTCCCAACTTGCGCTTGGGAGCATCTTCTTTAGAGAACACCGTCTTATTGCCAAAATGGAACATGGTGTAACAGGAGTCTCTAACATAATATACCTAAAAGGTCCTAGAAAGAGAATAGCAAAGGAGCTGGAGGAAGGTTAG
- a CDS encoding 7-cyano-7-deazaguanine synthase, with the protein MLKCSLCIYDERTAKIRIIDGKPLCKECIHYLAHRPDKDKIRRELEALMANVDRAIVAFSGGKDSTVALYLAKEFYNVEVDAVMVDHGFIAKEAIRNAKRIAQYLDVPLTILRYDYSDIFKEALLKAKSPCRKCSSRTMRRLRKYALKKGIKHIITGHELPFGHHPYRLMSDGIIQIRLLSLMTEKERFKILEKLPFKFPELPGYTTNCLVLGPALKRYYEKHGYSFEMRRIAALVRFGLIDKEKALKKVNKPELPEEIEKKIYTKLGLTP; encoded by the coding sequence ATGCTCAAATGTTCACTTTGCATATATGATGAAAGAACAGCAAAGATTAGAATCATAGATGGAAAGCCTCTATGCAAAGAATGCATACACTATCTTGCTCATAGGCCTGATAAAGATAAGATAAGGAGAGAACTAGAAGCACTAATGGCAAATGTAGATAGAGCTATAGTGGCCTTTTCTGGAGGAAAAGATAGCACTGTTGCTCTTTATCTTGCAAAAGAATTTTATAACGTTGAAGTTGATGCTGTGATGGTTGATCATGGATTCATAGCAAAAGAGGCTATAAGAAATGCTAAAAGAATAGCCCAATACTTGGATGTTCCTTTAACCATCCTCCGATATGATTACTCTGATATCTTTAAAGAAGCACTCCTCAAAGCTAAGTCCCCATGTAGGAAATGTTCATCCAGAACTATGAGAAGACTTAGAAAATATGCTCTAAAAAAGGGAATCAAGCATATAATCACGGGGCATGAACTTCCCTTTGGTCATCACCCCTATAGATTAATGAGCGATGGAATTATCCAGATCCGACTGTTAAGCCTTATGACAGAAAAAGAAAGGTTTAAGATTCTTGAAAAACTCCCCTTTAAGTTTCCAGAGCTACCGGGCTATACAACAAATTGCCTTGTTCTGGGGCCTGCTCTTAAGAGATATTACGAGAAACATGGTTACAGCTTTGAAATGCGAAGGATAGCGGCTTTAGTTAGGTTTGGGTTAATAGACAAAGAAAAGGCCCTAAAGAAAGTAAATAAGCCTGAATTACCAGAAGAAATCGAGAAGAAGATATATACAAAGCTTGGATTAACTCCCTAA
- a CDS encoding TRM11 family methyltransferase produces MYAIIYGKNPRLSEAEFWAFTKRFGLKVKVVESSRHWVVFNSGRNIERLFHRLGGSLKLVKIVGEEEDAIRDLEYAKHFTVSIYGKDDWKLWRKLGSEIKKHFKSQGSSKFFKPAKVYAMPSELVLKGFPEVKDFVFLFGRNLYVGETIAVADPFELKKLDVERPVQRAILSIPPRLARIMVNLTEIRQGNFLDPFCGIGTIVQEFLIQGLNAYGSDSNPKAINGAKENLKWLKKEFRTKKSAHLEVCDARKLKHCFRIKFDAIVTEPYMGKPLKYHPTKGEAIKLANELDRFYYSVFDSFGDVLRRHGRVVFVFPAYKLNDGRIYRKERKWLGKLGFEVMARYTDFEERHRVVRDIHVLRYR; encoded by the coding sequence ATGTATGCAATCATTTATGGAAAGAACCCTAGGCTTAGTGAGGCCGAATTCTGGGCATTTACGAAGAGATTTGGATTAAAGGTTAAAGTCGTTGAGAGTTCTAGACATTGGGTAGTTTTTAATAGCGGTAGGAATATAGAACGGCTTTTTCATAGACTTGGTGGTTCTTTGAAGCTTGTGAAGATTGTTGGAGAAGAGGAAGATGCGATACGTGACTTGGAATATGCAAAGCATTTTACGGTGAGTATTTATGGAAAAGATGATTGGAAGCTTTGGAGAAAGCTTGGGAGTGAGATAAAAAAACATTTTAAATCTCAGGGTTCTTCCAAGTTCTTCAAACCTGCCAAGGTCTATGCTATGCCTTCGGAACTTGTTTTAAAAGGCTTTCCAGAAGTTAAGGACTTTGTCTTTCTCTTTGGAAGAAACCTTTATGTGGGAGAGACAATTGCTGTAGCAGATCCCTTTGAGCTTAAAAAGCTCGATGTTGAAAGGCCTGTTCAGAGGGCTATCCTTTCAATACCTCCACGTTTGGCTAGAATAATGGTAAATCTAACCGAAATCAGGCAAGGTAATTTCCTTGATCCATTCTGTGGAATAGGGACGATAGTGCAAGAGTTTTTGATTCAAGGTCTTAATGCTTATGGGAGTGACTCCAACCCTAAAGCTATCAATGGTGCTAAAGAGAATTTAAAATGGCTGAAAAAGGAATTTAGAACTAAGAAAAGTGCGCATCTTGAAGTTTGTGATGCAAGAAAGCTCAAGCATTGCTTTAGGATAAAATTTGATGCAATAGTTACCGAGCCTTATATGGGCAAGCCTTTAAAATATCACCCCACTAAAGGAGAAGCAATAAAACTTGCAAATGAGCTTGACAGATTTTATTATAGCGTCTTTGATAGTTTTGGAGATGTTCTAAGGAGACATGGGAGGGTCGTTTTTGTCTTTCCAGCCTATAAGCTCAATGATGGCAGGATTTATAGAAAAGAGAGAAAATGGCTTGGAAAGCTTGGTTTTGAGGTTATGGCAAGATACACAGACTTTGAAGAAAGGCATCGGGTAGTTAGGGACATTCATGTGCTGAGATATAGGTAG